The following proteins are co-located in the Deltaproteobacteria bacterium genome:
- a CDS encoding pyruvate synthase, whose product MDTMIDVPTQKLNPIKGVKKLPLEEFFTSGHRTCQGCESALVMKMMAKAAGPRTIVLGSTGCMYVANTTYYSTSWVVPWMHTQLGSSGSAAMGAAAGLKALMRKAKIKREPINVIAFCGDGGGADMGLSAISAALTHPDYNLLILMYDNESYANTDIQLSGSTPYGAHTTFSPPGKMKRIMHRRWKKNMAGMLAAGHPTCKYVATVCMSYALQATNSVRKALSIGGPTFIHSLDPCPKGWDYDPILSHELGELAVSTGVWPLYEVEEGVLKLTGKTKQIAEGRSERLPVREYLLKQGRFAHFTDDDLEYFQSKVDEMWEKWLIPGVIPFRKDADTATPVRDGGNGSA is encoded by the coding sequence ATGGACACGATGATCGATGTTCCCACCCAAAAGTTGAATCCCATCAAGGGGGTCAAGAAACTCCCGCTCGAGGAGTTCTTCACCTCGGGCCACCGCACTTGCCAGGGCTGCGAATCGGCCCTGGTGATGAAGATGATGGCCAAAGCGGCCGGCCCGCGGACGATCGTGCTGGGCAGCACGGGGTGCATGTACGTGGCCAACACCACCTACTACAGCACCTCCTGGGTGGTGCCCTGGATGCACACTCAGCTGGGCAGCAGCGGCTCGGCGGCGATGGGCGCGGCCGCGGGCCTGAAGGCGTTGATGCGAAAAGCCAAGATCAAGCGCGAACCCATCAACGTGATTGCGTTCTGCGGCGACGGCGGCGGCGCCGACATGGGCCTCTCCGCCATCTCGGCGGCGCTCACTCACCCCGATTACAACCTCCTCATCCTGATGTACGACAACGAGTCCTACGCCAACACCGACATCCAGCTCTCCGGCAGCACGCCCTACGGGGCGCACACCACGTTCAGCCCGCCGGGTAAAATGAAACGCATCATGCACCGCCGCTGGAAGAAGAACATGGCGGGCATGCTCGCCGCCGGCCATCCCACGTGCAAGTACGTGGCGACGGTGTGCATGTCCTACGCCCTGCAGGCCACGAACAGCGTGCGCAAGGCGCTATCGATTGGCGGGCCTACTTTCATTCACTCGCTCGACCCTTGCCCCAAGGGCTGGGACTACGATCCCATCCTGTCGCACGAGCTGGGCGAGCTCGCGGTCAGCACTGGTGTCTGGCCGCTGTACGAAGTCGAGGAGGGCGTGCTCAAACTCACGGGAAAGACCAAGCAGATTGCCGAGGGGCGCTCGGAGCGCCTTCCGGTGAGAGAATACCTCCTCAAGCAGGGACGCTTTGCTCACTTCACCGACGACGATTTGGAATATTTCCAGAGCAAAGTGGACGAGATGTGGGAGAAGTGGTTGATTCCCGGAGTCATCCCGTTCCGGAAAGACGCCGACACCGCCACCCCCGTCCGAGACGGGGGCAACGGGTCGGCCTGA
- a CDS encoding pyruvate ferredoxin oxidoreductase, producing the protein MGAAIEQPVEHTALITGSEAIAVACKLADVDVITAYPIRPYDTVMQYVAKLVANGELDCEYIVAESEHSQFEIVKHASAVGARVFCGSSGVGWMYAFEALTVTPALRIPMVAMVGNRALDDPGAFGVEHNDALAVRDLGWQLVWVDTAQEALDTALIAYRVAEDRRVFLPCAISCDGAFLTHSQALVKIPPQETVDAFLPRYNRGDLLLHPDNPITVAPQANEDWLMEIRRQNAAAMERAHDVILEAYAQFERIFGRRYGNPFFEEYETADADVVLVGMGTLSTPVKVAIRQMRKEGKRVGFVRVRWFRPFAAVELARTLGRFAAVGIVDRDFSFGSPYLSGVLATEVRAAMYPAVRRPPLLSFICGLGGREVTVPDVRRMTDLVYQAADGKQQASTQWIGLRE; encoded by the coding sequence ATGGGAGCAGCGATCGAGCAGCCAGTCGAGCACACGGCCCTGATCACCGGCAGCGAGGCCATTGCGGTAGCCTGCAAGCTGGCTGACGTGGACGTGATCACGGCGTACCCGATCCGACCCTACGACACCGTGATGCAGTATGTGGCCAAGCTGGTGGCCAACGGGGAGCTGGACTGCGAGTACATCGTCGCGGAAAGCGAACACTCGCAGTTCGAGATCGTCAAGCACGCCTCGGCCGTAGGCGCACGGGTGTTCTGCGGCAGCAGCGGGGTGGGCTGGATGTACGCCTTCGAGGCGTTGACCGTGACGCCGGCTCTGCGCATTCCCATGGTGGCCATGGTCGGCAACCGCGCGCTCGATGACCCGGGCGCCTTCGGCGTGGAGCACAACGACGCGCTCGCCGTCCGCGATCTCGGCTGGCAGCTGGTCTGGGTGGATACGGCCCAGGAGGCGCTCGATACGGCGCTGATCGCCTACCGTGTGGCCGAGGACCGGCGCGTCTTCCTCCCCTGCGCCATCAGCTGCGACGGCGCCTTCCTGACCCACTCTCAGGCGCTGGTCAAGATTCCGCCGCAGGAGACGGTAGACGCGTTCCTCCCACGCTACAACCGCGGCGATCTGCTGCTCCATCCGGACAACCCCATCACCGTCGCCCCCCAAGCCAACGAAGATTGGCTGATGGAGATCCGCCGGCAGAACGCGGCGGCCATGGAGCGGGCGCATGACGTCATCCTCGAAGCCTATGCGCAGTTCGAGCGGATCTTCGGACGGCGGTACGGCAATCCCTTCTTCGAGGAGTACGAGACCGCCGATGCCGACGTGGTGCTGGTGGGCATGGGTACGCTCTCCACGCCCGTCAAAGTGGCCATCCGCCAAATGCGCAAGGAAGGGAAGCGAGTCGGCTTCGTGCGGGTGCGATGGTTCCGGCCGTTCGCGGCTGTGGAGCTGGCCCGGACGCTTGGCCGCTTTGCCGCGGTGGGCATTGTTGACCGTGACTTTTCGTTCGGTTCGCCGTACCTCTCCGGCGTGCTGGCCACCGAGGTCCGTGCCGCGATGTATCCCGCCGTCCGGCGGCCGCCGCTGCTGAGCTTCATCTGTGGCCTGGGCGGTCGCGAAGTGACGGTGCCCGATGTGAGAAGGATGACCGATCTCGTCTATCAGGCGGCCGACGGTAAACAACAAGCTTCGACTCAGTGGATCGGCCTGCGCGAGTAG
- a CDS encoding (4Fe-4S)-binding protein has protein sequence MGRLFAVEIVYRGIFQKTLAKNISRTIVLAAHQEGKPGISFGRYGDSPERNGIPAKNFAIVATDDVTLEEGMAKYEPQEVDITIAVDDTLAKGVESWAWYGLQPINRLLKPGGTLIVTSKEPPETLIAMAHRKECPYRLAIVKGIPSFSGLWVYKDDHTDVRILGAIAKLLPELVSLESVQKAILAEWNDPLKVTSAARSYERISTVTVEPHQGNPEEPYRFELPKWWEMREGIAIPSIPRGGAIQDPESQAMGGYRPERNPTFKKFTTRTMRPVVDFETCIKCTLCWLQCPDSCFDVTPDGLYDANMEACCGCGVCEAVCPVPNCVTMVNEVAFCDNASQWEMWKKDKESYRKWLEQKIEHRPERSHGFRYRGQYEEQIPAMIESGGE, from the coding sequence ATGGGTCGGCTATTTGCGGTCGAAATCGTCTACCGAGGGATCTTTCAGAAGACATTGGCCAAGAATATCAGCCGAACGATCGTTCTGGCGGCACATCAGGAAGGCAAGCCGGGCATCTCGTTTGGCCGTTATGGCGACAGTCCCGAACGCAACGGGATTCCAGCCAAGAACTTCGCCATCGTCGCAACCGACGACGTCACCCTCGAAGAAGGGATGGCCAAGTACGAGCCCCAAGAGGTGGACATCACCATCGCCGTGGACGATACGCTCGCGAAGGGTGTCGAGTCGTGGGCCTGGTACGGTCTCCAGCCGATCAATCGGCTGCTGAAGCCTGGCGGAACGTTGATCGTCACCTCCAAGGAGCCGCCAGAAACGCTCATCGCCATGGCCCACCGCAAGGAATGCCCCTACCGGCTCGCCATCGTGAAGGGTATTCCCAGCTTCTCCGGGTTGTGGGTCTACAAGGACGACCACACCGACGTGCGCATCCTGGGCGCGATCGCCAAGCTCCTGCCCGAGCTAGTCAGCCTGGAATCGGTACAAAAAGCCATCCTGGCCGAGTGGAATGATCCCCTGAAGGTCACTTCGGCGGCCCGCTCATATGAGCGTATCAGCACCGTCACGGTGGAGCCCCACCAGGGCAATCCCGAAGAGCCGTATCGCTTCGAATTGCCGAAGTGGTGGGAGATGCGTGAGGGCATCGCCATTCCCAGCATTCCTCGGGGCGGCGCCATTCAAGATCCCGAGAGCCAGGCGATGGGCGGCTATCGGCCGGAGCGGAACCCCACCTTCAAGAAGTTCACCACGCGCACCATGCGGCCGGTTGTCGATTTCGAGACCTGTATCAAATGCACGTTATGCTGGCTGCAGTGTCCGGACTCCTGCTTCGACGTGACCCCAGATGGTTTGTACGACGCGAACATGGAAGCGTGCTGCGGGTGCGGGGTGTGCGAGGCGGTGTGTCCCGTGCCGAATTGCGTGACCATGGTCAATGAGGTCGCCTTCTGCGACAACGCCAGCCAGTGGGAGATGTGGAAGAAGGACAAAGAGAGCTACAGGAAGTGGCTGGAGCAGAAGATCGAGCACCGGCCGGAGCGCTCGCACGGCTTCCGCTACCGCGGGCAGTATGAAGAGCAGATCCCGGCGATGATCGAGAGCGGCGGAGAGTGA